The stretch of DNA AAAGGTCATCGAAGCCGCTCTCCGTAACCGAAATTGTTGGACTGCTAGTGAACCGCGAGGTCATGCCGCGCGCTACTTTCCTCGCAAGCGCCAACCCCGTTGGAACCGGATTGGCCGATCCCGCACTTGGAAACAAAGACTGGTCGCACGCATAAGCGTTTGGAACGTGATGAAAACGTCCGTGAACATCCGTAACCGACCCGTAGGGATCCGTACCCATCCACAGCGTTCCGCACTCATGATAGGTCGTTCCAATGCCATCCTGCTCCTCACTGCTGGCCTTGACATATCGAACTTTATTACCGGACGCCAAAAATTCTTCGAGTGTGTCAAATCGTGCTCCTGTTTCGGAGATCGGCACATCGAACATCTCTGCAATCAATTGAAATGCTGCAGCGGTTTGATCTTCGCGTACCGCACGATCCGACGGCGTTTCAACGATCCGAACGAAGGCCCGCGGCACAGGCTCGATGATGTTGCCAAATCCATCCACAAATAGCTCGTCTGCCACACCGGGGACCGGCGTGTCCATCCAACTGAACGCCTCCACTGACGGAATGTTTTTTTTCCGTTCGCCAAACATCTCTCCGCATGTCCGAATACCAATCGCAATTAACCCGTCATTCTGAGCCTGCAGAATATCTTGAATCTCATCGAAGTTCGGAAGCATGCGATACAGATATTCCTCAGCATCCAAAGGCCCTGATCCAGAATTCGGCGGTACATTGGCCGACGCGTAAAACTGAAAATGGAACTCGCCCTGGCGGTCTTGTGGCGTCACCGTCCGAGACCGACCAGGTACATGCAACGCCGCATTGCCCAATGGGTCACTCGATGGCATAGACAAAGCCTCTCGCTTGACTTGCCAAACGTGATTGCCACGTACGTGCGCCATCAGGTTTCGCCCCATCAACTCTGGCCCCACGCCGGTGGGACGCCGAAAAGAATTAAGCGCGATGCGTGTCGATTCAATCGCATGCCCCGCCAAAACGACCATGCCGCCAGGATTAACTTCAAAATTCTCAATCGAGCGAACAACTTTCGGCGCATTGCGATCAAACGGAACGCCGGATGCAATCCGATCGACCAACGCGACACGAACGCCGGTGGCGATTCCTTGATCCATTGTGACCGATGTGACGTGTGCATTGGGGACTAAAAACAGCCGGCGATTTCTATCGTCACCCTGATGGTCACGTCGGATGGCGTCCAGCAGCAGGATCAGACTGGAGTACTTATCAAACCCAAAAAGTCCCGATTGCGGGGCCGTTCCTTGGACCGCAACAGGTGGAGGCAGTGGAGTCAACAAGTGCGTTTCATTGCCGTTAGCCAGCATTACATCGCTAGCAACCGCCTTTGCTCGCGTAAGCAAAGTATCGTACAAGTCGCCTTGAATGAAATCCGTCGACTCAGACGCTCCAATTTCCCACTCGACGAACGGATAACCATCATCGATCTCTTCACGCGGCACCCCCGTTTGAAAGAGGTAATCGACAATCTCTTCGGGCCAAGGGCTATCGGCGCGGCGCAAGTTGTCTTCAAGCAAACGCGGCGTCCAGCCGCCCCAGAAAAGCGATTTCCCGCCCACACATTTCGCATGATCGACAAGATTTCCCGCGTTCAAATAGTTGGCAGGTTCCTCAATTTGCCTCTGCGACGTTGGCCCGACCAACGGCTCAAAAACGAGGCTACCGAGGTCACCGGTCCGAGTCAGATTCTGGATATGTTCAGAGATCAGAAACGGCCCAGATTCGAGCACAGCGATCCGAGGAGCTGCCGGTCCAAGTGCTTGTCCAAACTCATGAAGCTTGGCAGCAAGGTAGGCACCATACATTCCTGACCCGACAATAACGATATCGAATCCGCGGGTTCCGCGTGCGTCTTGCAACTCTTCCCAAGTATTGCAAGCGAAACGGGCCACACCATCAACGGAAAAGGTCGTCGCTTGGACGTCACGTATTCCGTTTCCAAAAAAGTCGCCCGTCTCTGCCAGTCTATTAAGCGCCATGCCTGCCCCCAGATTTTCAACGAAGTTCTTTGTGATGAACCAAAGATGGTGTTAGAAACTCGAGAGTAACCGTTCACAGGTTGAAAGAAATAAATCTACAAGTAGTTTCTAAACCCTCTGACGCGTCACGCAAACACTTGTATTATAGATTCCTGAACAGGCGCCACCGGGTTTTGAAACTGGTTCTAAGCACCACGGCAACCCTAGGCTGCCACCGTTAAAGTCTGACCCAATTAATACAGTCAAGTAGCCAAGACAACACGTACATCGTGCGCAGGGGGTTTTTCATAGTCAAGAATATAATAGATGTTTCCAATTATTTGTTGATATGAACCGACATTCCCCAGATGGAATCTATCTCGCCCACATCGGTGGACGATTAAGCCGATGATACACTGGCTGTCTCTCTCCCGCCACAACTTTCTTCTTTCACGACAGTTGTGACTCGATTTCCAGCGGTGTAAATGCCCATTTTGTGCTCACCTCGCGGACACTCCACGCGTTTGTTCATGATTTTCCGAGTTATTCAACAGAGCAGACCATCATCCTGGTACGGGAAGTGGTCGTTTCATCTTCAACCGGTTAATCCGCCGCAGGATGTCCCGGAACAATCTACGTGGAATCGCCACTTCGGCCATCTGAAACGTCACATACCGGGCGTGACGGACGATCTTGGCCCCAATCTTGACCAGCTTCTCCCGCAATGTCGTTAGCGACCAATGACTCACCTCCGGTGGCAGTGCCAACCGCCGAAGAAAATTACCCAGATTATAGGCCAGCGCGAACAACTGCAGTCGCACTTGATTGGCTACAAAACGGCAGCAGGACAGCCGCGTCCATTTCAGAGCGTACTTGCCTTCCTTGATCCACTGCTCGGCCGTCCCGCGCTGGTTGTAGAATTCCACCACGTCCCAGTCCCACCACGAGAGATTCGTCACAATGAAACCGACGCGGGGGTACAGTTCACCTCGATGCCACTCAACCTTGGCCACCACCCGGCGAGGTTGAGCCCAGGTACTCGCCTGATAGGTGAAGTCGGTGAAGTAGACAATCGGTTTCTTGGGTGGGCGACCGACGGGTCGCTTCAGCTGATAGTAGATTTCTTCGTAGAGCACGTCGTTCGCCGGAAGACGAATCGCGTAGCGGTAGTCCTCCGCCTCCAGAAACTCGTAGAGTTCCGGTTTGGCGAAGGCAGCATCTCCCCGGAAGAACCGTTTCCTGATTTTCCGGTAACGTTTCACAACCGGTCCCAACACGTTCCGCCAATCAGCGGCGCTGTGGACGTGACCTTCCCGTAATAAGGCCCGCTCCAGGTCCCCGAACTGGTTGAAGCAGAACAACGGGTGATAGCACCGGCATTCAAAGTGGCCGTTGTAGGCCGTCCCTTCCTGCTGGCCATGTGTGGGACTGACGGAACTGTCTATGTCGAGGATGACTTCCGACATCCGCTTGTGACGACGCACTTGATCGATCCAGCGCCCCGACAAGTCGATCAACTGTGAGGGATTGTCCGGTTCCGTCAGGACTTGTGTCTCGAAGCGACCGACCTGACTGGTGGACGCCGCCGCTTTTGTGGCGGCCCTTCCACCAACAACATATCGCATGGTGGGATCGACACAAAGACGCTCGGCGTCATTGGTATCTTCATAGCCGGCCAATCGGCTGTAGATCGATTGCCGCAACATCGCCGTCACTGTGTGTTGCCGATTTAATCCGGTGCGGGGATCAACAAATTGGAGCTTTTCCATTTCTGACGTCAATTTCAAGGCTTCATCAAGCTCGCGGTAGACAAACAAACCGGCATCGCTCGTCACATTGGCTCCATGAAATTCCAAGCAAATTCGACCATCGAAATCAACCCGCAAGGCCTCCTGTTTGCCTTCACCCATCACACTCTCCGTCACTGAGTGCCAAATGTGCCGCATATCACTGTTTTTGTAGCCTCAAACGGACGCTAAGAACACTATAAAATAGTTTCTATCTGGGAAATCCGGGCCCAGAGCGTGTTTCAGGGTGCAGAACGCGGTTTGCCGGGAGATTTGATTTGTTGAAAATTTCAATCTGACTTTTTGCTGATTATTTGTAAGCGTCGGGCAAGGACTCAGGTTGCGTCGACATCAGTCCCTCGACGCTTGCCAGCACATGGTAGTGCGTCATTGTGATCGATGAGTCGATCGAAATTAGTCATAGAAAAAAGCTGCAACATCAAACTCTCCCCACGTCAAAAACGGAACCTTTTTGCCGCCCCGTCGACTATTGCCATTACCTCCACTTTCGGACCGCTGGACTCGTTCGTCGATCGATTTGCCCAGCAACTCGTTCAAGAGCAAGTAGACAATGTTCACATCAATCTCAAAACCATGAGCTATGGCATTCTGCTTTGTATGGAACGCGAACCGAGTTCATTGGAGGTACAGCATCTGGCGTTGCTGATTTGCCAACAGCGAGACGTGTACGCCTCCAACAAACAGGCCGCGGCCGCACTGTTAGGCTCCGACCAGAAAGACATTCCCGACGATGACAAAATCGAACTCGCAGCCTGGACAACGTTTGTCCAGGTACTCACGAACTTCGACGAATTAATCATGCGGGAATGATGTCCCTGGACCTGAAGAAATACGCAGTTGTGGAACTCGATCGCGGTCTCGTGGGGGGCACACCGCAGCCAAACAGCAAGCATGGGAAACAGTATCACACCAATTCATTCTGCCTGAATCAGGAACATTATCGCCTTTCGAGTTTGCGGAGGAATCGTCTCCCAAGCCAGCACGACACTTTGCAAATCAGAGTCACGGGCCGTCAGAAAGTGACAATCAGAGTGCGTCAAATGCAGCGCATTTGCAGCGTGGTAGTTCTTGCAGGTGTCGCAAAGTGAAGTAGACTCGGCACTTGTATTAAAACTGCACGCGGGTTCAATTCCCGCCGCCTCCATTGCAGCCGGCTTGTGAGAAATCGCAAGTCGGCTTTTTCTATGGATATACGTATTTTCCAGGGGTTTCAAAGGCAGTTTTGCCTGTGACGAAGGTGTTGCAACCATAAGGCTGGGGCGCGCAAGGAAATTTCGCGCCGTCCAGGCGAAGAGCCAACTCAGCAGCTTTCCCCCAAGGACTTTGAGACATCAACTTTCAGATTGGGTGGCGGTGACGAAGCCGACGCAACTGTGGCGGGTGTCGCGTTAACAAAGGGAATCACGCATTAGCGGGGTGAAAGACCACGGTCTGCACTTTACCGATGAGAGGTAATTCGGCGACGACTCGGGGCGTGTGGTCCAGAACCGAAAGGATGTGTTCCTTTTCGTTTTCAGCGATTGACCGCAAAGCCAACTATTGACCAGTTTTTTCCGTCGCTCCGGGATGACGCCATCAGAAAGCTCCAGCGCATCGGTCCTCAGCAAATCATCGCTCGTTCGATGATGTTTAGCAATCACCTTATCTGGGATTTAATCAAGCTGCCTTCCCAGTCGCTTAGTAGGCTTTATTAGAAAGCACGGTGGCGATTGTCTCTCTTTGCAAGATTCATTCGGAACATCGGACTGTATCTCCACCGAACAGATTGGTCGGAAGACAACCAGCCTTTGCCGTGAGATTTGCTTTAATCCGCCACCAGAGGAACGGTACGCAATTTGCGTTCATGATTATGTGTTTGAAGCCTATTGGGGTAATCTTTTCAATGGAAGGAGTTTCTGATGATTCCATCAACTGTTAATCGTGTTCCTCAGCATACAGCCGAGGATATCAATGAACAAATTCGTTGCGACACAGAGGAAAGAGTGGCTCGATTGTCCGCTGCTGGTCGGCAAGCCATTGATCAGCGACTGTCTGAACTCGATCAGGAATGGGACATTGAGCGGACCCTTGAGGCGAATGCGGCTACTTTATCACTGGTGGGATTCACCCTAGGAGCTACCGTCAATCGCAAATGGTTTCTCTTCCCTGGTGTCATCGCTGCCTTTCTGCTGCAACATGCAGTCCAGGGTTGGTGTCCTCCGCTGCCAGTCTTTCGCCGTTTGGGAATTAGAACGGCCTCTGAGATCGACTACGAGCGATATGCTTTGAAGGCAATTCGAGGCGATTTCGATAAATTGACGGCTGAAGGAACAGCCGAGACAAACGCTGAGCAGGTTGTCCAGGCTATGCGGCGGTAGTTGGCCTCACTCCCTGGTCTTCTCCCGATACCGTGCGAGTGTCCGCTAATAGTTTGCTCTGCTCTTCCGAGCTTTCTGACACCAGAACGCCAGTTGCTCATTCAGATCATCGGGATGTTTGGCAATCGCATCCCACAGACAACGAGCGTCATGGGCTTTGGTGTCCAACCGTTTTGTGGCCTGCTGCTTGCATCCCAATGTTCGAAGTTGAGTTTTCACCAACGGACGCCAATCCAGCAGTTCCTCACGAGTGTAGAGCAGCTTCCTCTTCATCAAGGATTGGATAAACCGCCAACCGTTCGGCAAGTTCGTGGTACGTGACGAAAGCATCAGTGATTTTTCCGTAGCGAAACGCTCGATGCGAACGTGGAAATGCACGTTCTCTCGGCGCACGAAAAAAGCCGACGAATTTCGCCGGCTTTCTTTTTCAGATTGAGCAAATATTTATGCCAATTTGACGTTCTCAGCCCGGGGGCCCTTCGGTCCGCGTCCTTCAGTGTAAGACACGCGTTGTCCTTCGCTCAACTGCTCGTAGCTCACGCCTTCGAGGTTGGAGTTGTGGAAGAACATGTCTTCACCATTGCCCGTGTCGATGAAACCGAAGCCTTTGTCCGTCAGCTTCTTGATCGTACCTTCTGCCATCTTCAATCCAATTCTTAAAAGATCCTTTACGGCCTTGCCCGACACAACAGGTTCAGGCTGCTCAGCCGCAAGGCACGATCATACCGAGCGCCATTGAGAAAACAAGGCGGTGTTGAAGAAACTACCAGTGAATAGGCAGGAATTGCATGAATACTGCGCAAAACCACGCAATTCCTGCAAAGTTGTGATTTTCAAGCAGTCATCGCACTGTTGCTCGATCATTAGCTTGCGTTGCTAACGGTCCGCTTTGTGTGCCAATAAGCCCATAGGATGAACACGCCTTGGAGCGGTAAACGCAGCAAATGCAAGATGGGCGGCGCCGGCAGTACGTCTGGATTTTGATAGACGTAGATGTTGGCGGGAAAGACCGCGACTAATAAAGCGATGATTCCCCAAGCCGCAAAACGCGAATAGCGGGGAACCAATAACAACGCGCCGAGCACAACTTCACAGACGCCGCTCAGATAAACCAGCTCCAAGTGCAGCGGCAAATACGGCGGCATGATCTTCATGTAAAAGTCGGGCTTCACAAAATGCAACACCCCAGCAACGATCATAAAAATGGCCAACACGAACTTCGATACCGTTTTGAACTTCCGCATGCCGTTCTCCGTCATTCGTTCTCTTCGACCTGCGTGGCGGCTGCCTGATACCCAGCGCAGCGGAACAATGGTTGCGGTGGATACTTCGCAAATCGCGAATCGGTCAGCGACAATTCGCACAACACGAATCGTGATCCCGTCCCCGAGACGATGTCCCGTCGATGATGGCAGGTACGACACAGCGTCGGCGGTAGACCGGGTTCTGACACGTTGTTGATCTCTCCTTATCCTGCAGGATATCCAGAACCCGTTTCAAAACCCGGTTGCGCTTGTTCAAGAAACTTGCTGATCAGCGTCGGTGGGATGCGTCAGTCAGTTTTTTAAACCATTTGTCCTACAGGGCAACCGCTTCGATCACGCTGACCTCTGTCGACGTGGGAACAACGCGCGTCAGTTCGAAACCGGCTTGACTGAATAGTTCGCGATACTCCTGTTCGGTCCGTTCCTTGCCGCCGGGAATTAGTAACATCACCAAGTCAAGAAATTTGCCGCCAAACGGTTCATTCCCCTCGGGGATGACGCTTTCCACCACGAGTAGCTTGGCGCCGGTTGCCAAAGCTTGATGACAATTGTGGAGAATGCTCAGCGATTTTTCATCGTCCCAATCGTGGATGATGTGCCGCATCATATAGGCATCCGCACCTTCGGGAACCGATTCGAAAAAGTTACCGCCGATCAACTCACAGCGATCCTTGACTCCCAGCGCCTCAACGTTCGCATACGCCCGCTCCACCACGTGCGGCAGATCGAACAACATCCCGCGCATTGACGGATGCTCCTGCAGCACACTCGAAATCAACGTCCCGTTTCCTCCGCCGAGATCGGCCAACACCTTGAACTCTGAAAAGTCGTACGCCGCGGTGATCGCATCTGATTCCCGGCCATGGATGCCGGTCATGGCAGCATCGAAAATCTGGGCTTTCTCCGGATGTTCGCCCAAGTATTCGAAGATCGGTTTACCATAGACTTTTTCAAAGGCCATATTTCCCGTGCGAATGCTGTACTCGATTTCAGCCCAGGCGCGAAATTGTTCATCGCCCGCCATCAACGCCAGCGCCCGTTTCGATCCCGGTACGCCGCTGCGGAGCGGTTCGGCCAAGGGGGTTAAGGAGAACTGCCGCGACTGGCCTTCGGCAAAAATCCCGATGCTGGCCAACGCTCGCAATAACCGGTACAGCGCGTCGGGGTTGGTCGACGTGGCGGCGGCTAAATCGTCGATCGACCTCGGCCCATCGCTGAGATGCTCGGCAATATCGAACTTGGCCGCCGCATAGATCGCCTGCGAGACCCAATACCCGGTGATCATCTGATCCAATTGTTGGTGAGGTACTGCGTTGTCCATGTCGTTTCTTTCTTGAGCGGGTGGGGCCAGGCAGGGGCCGCGATATTCTGCCGGAATCAACGCAATCAGCCTCAAGCCTCGATGAACTGAGACTTGAGGCTGTAGTCCGTAGGCTTTAGGAAATCAGATTCGCCACGGCCTCCGACAGCCTAGGGTCTGCGGCCTATAGCCTAAAAAGCGGAGAGAGGGGGATTCGAACCCCCGGTACCTTGCGGTACGCTGGTTTTCAAGACCAGTCCGTTCGACCACTCCGGCATCTCTCCGGTCGTGAGGAGCGTCTGAGAGAGTTATAGCTTGTGGCGCCGGCGAGGAAAAGTCAAATGGGAACGAACCGTTGGTTCGTAGCGGACGGGCACGCGTTGCGGTGGGCTACAGGCGCACAAAAAAACCGCCGACGCACGGGCGCCGACGGTTGGAAGTTTTCTCGCAATTGGTTTCAAGCAGCCTGTTGTCGTTTGCGTCGCCAGCCGTAACCGACCAAGGCCAAGCCGCCAATGCCGAGCAGGGCAAAGGTGCTGGGTTCGGGGACGGCTGGTGCGTTTAGCAGTCCCTCCCGAAACGCTAAATCATTATCGATTAGTGGAACACCTCCTGCGATCACATCGCCCCCGGCATATGTGCTCGAACCGGGTCGACCACCATACGCGAAATAATTCATGGTGTAAGTGCCAAATGGTGGCAATTGCACGACTTCGATCACATGCGTTGTCCCTTGAGTTAAGGAAACCACATCGGTAAACGTGAAACGTGTTACAACGAAGTCCAGAAGCGAATTGACTCCAGTATTAGTGCCGTCAGCGACAACAACGGTACTACTTGTGCCAAGGATTGTTCCGGTGATCGACCCAGAACGGATATTTACAAAAAAGCTTACGCCGGGGCCAACCGCAGTGTCCGCATCCCCAATATAAAGATCGACAAAATCTAATTCGTTCAACGTCGGTGTGAACTCCTGTCCCAATGGTAAATTGGTCGCTCTGCTCGTACTATGCCCCCAACCAAATTCGATTAGATACTCTTGATCGACGATCATCCCCGCTTGGGCGGAAGAAGCCAAACTCAAACTGACAAAACTAGCAAGAAGAAGGTGTTTCATTGTGAAGAATCCCTGAGCTAAATGACGAGCTATGAAATTAATGCACCTGCATTTCAATCCATTATTGTGCCTCGGTACACCCTGGAATTCAAGCAGAAAAAACCGTTATCTTCGAATTCGCCCAAACCACTACAGTAGCACATAACCACCCGCGAATCGGCAGGCGCTCGCTACAGTGCTAGTTCCCGGAGAGTCACTCAGCGGAACGCAAATCAGCCTACAGACGGAATGAAGCGTACAAAAAAACCGCCGACGCGCGGGCGCCGACGGCTTAATCGGTTTGAGCAATTTGCTGCACGCTGCCTGCCCTCATGCGGGGCATCCAAGTCAGGGCGTTTTGGATTGCTTCAACCCGCCAACCAATTCCATCGCCGCTTCGGTCATTTGACGGCCTGCGTTGGGGCGGACGCGGGAGATTGAGGCTTCGTAGCCTCCAGTGACCGCGGCGCGGGGCGTGACGATATAGCCTAGATAGCCGTTGGAATACCCGGCGAGTACCATCGATTTGTCCAACAACTGCTTGATCCGCTGCCTGAGTTCCAGAGCGTATTCCACAAAAATTTCTCCGGGGATCGAGACGATCACCAAATCGCCGATTTGTAATACCTGCACCTCGGCCTGATACTGCTCGGGCATTTTGAGCCTGCCGTCGGCTAAGCCTTTGGCGAAACGTTCATTCATGCTGTAGAGCCGCAACCGGTTGCGGATCGCTTCGCGCAGTTCCTTGTTTGCAGCGGTGTCCTCGACTGCTTTCAACTCTGCTTCGGCTGACTGGATTGCGGCCTGCGTTTCCTCCAGTGAAGGGATCTTCCGTGCGGCTAGATTCAACGTGGTCGTCGCTCCGGCCAGTTCGATTTCTTCCTCACCACGAATAAACCCGGAGGCTTTAATCACTTCACCCGCAACGGTCCGCCCTAGGCGTTCGATCTCCATAAATGGATCGCCGCTACGGTGCACCGTCACGTCTCCGGCCGCACCTTGGGTAAAGATCGCTACACCGCCGAGCATATTCTCCACCGCCCGCTCAGCAGCTCCGGGATATTCGCCCGACAGCAACAGATTATTCGAGCCGATGATCACCGGGTGGCCGGTGAAGTTAAACAACGTGGCGATTGTCTTACGGCCCTCGCGTTCTTCGACGCGGAGCACGCCGACTTGTGTGTCAACCAGATCGTTGCGCTGCTGGCGGTTGCGCGTCGCTCCTTTGAGTTCCCCTGCATGAAATCCTGCCCGCGCGGGCACACGGTTCTTAAACGCATCCAGCCCCACTTTGGTAAACCGCTCCACAAAAAACGCGGCCGATTTCTCATTGGGATCGTCAATTTGTCCCGGCCTGTTCACCGAGGGAGAAGAATGATTGTGCGTGCTGGAGACCAAAATGTTCTGCGGCGGAATGCCGGTTTCACGCGAGATATTTTCACGCACGCGAGCGGTGATGTCGGCACTGACGTTGATCAGATCCGAACCGAGAATCAGAACTTGCGTCTGGCCGTTATCCAGCACAAGCGCGCGGGCATAGATTTCGTCATGCACCCCTGTAAACGGTTCCAACCGGTCAAAGAACCCGCCCATCTTGGTGGGAAACGGGGGAACGATACTCTCCTTGGCTGCCCCAGCCAGCAACTCCGCGCGAGCGGTGTCGACAAAACAGAGACACGAGAGAATGAGTAGCAGCGTGCTGATAAATAATCTATGAGACATGCTTGTTCCCTCGGTAACTGGGGATCTGCAGAGTTCACGGTACCAATGAAGTAACACAACCACGATCTAAACGTGCAATGCCACTCCGCGTCAAGTCGAGCAGAGTGCACAGTGCCTGTGGTATGGGGAGTCAACGTGTGGGTTACAGCAGAGGCGACAACTTGCGTCCGTCACGTCTCCGCCCAATGCTGCACCTTGCCGCCGCGTAGCGCCAAGTTGGCCATGTGTGCAGCGCTGGCTGCGGAGACGCCGGCTTCGGCGGGGGCGTTGGGGGTCTTGCGGGTGCGGATGCATTCCAGCCAGTTGGTCAGGTGCAGCAACCGGCCGTTGGGGGTTTCGTAAAAGTCCTTGCCCCGCGATCCGCTGCCGAGTACTAGTTCGCGGTATTTAATTTTGCGATTGTGCTCCGGATGGATTTCATAACGGCCGCGATCGCAATACAGCGTCGCATTGGTTCCCATGTACTCCATCATGGCGGCATTGCGGGCGTTGACGAACGTCCCTTCGAAGTAGACCTGCAGGTCTTGCCCGGGATACCGCATCAACGTTTGCACCGTATCGGGTGTTTGCCAGACGTCTTTGGCCATGAAATGATCGCCGATGCTGGTTGCCATTTGCGGATGATCCAAACCTAAGAACCAGTGGGCGACATCGACGTAGTGCACCATTAGATCGGTAAAGATGCCGCCACCGAAATCCCAAAACCAGCGCCAATGCCGAAAGCGGTATTCGTCATAGGGTTGCTGCGGCGCATTTCCCAAGAATCGTTTCCAGTCGACTGAGTTAGGATCGATGCCGTAGTTCTTTTTCTGTGCTCGCGGCGAATTGCGATTCCAGGTGAGGTGTACCTTGCGGATTTCACCCAGTTCGCCGGAGCGGATGATCTTGTTGGCTTCGATCAGGTGTGGCATGCTCCGTTGTTGCATACCGACTTGCACGATCCGTTTGTATTCGTTTTGCGCCGCAATCACCGGCGGGCCTTCGGAGAGATCGTGCGTGAGCGGTTTTTCGACATAGACGTCTTTGCCCGCCTTGCAGGCATCAATCGTAATCGGCACGTGCCAATGGTCGGGAGTACCGATGACGACCGCATCGATGTCTTTACGGGCCAGTAGTTCGTGGTAATCCTTGGTCGTCGCTGCCTTG from Symmachiella dynata encodes:
- a CDS encoding Gfo/Idh/MocA family protein; amino-acid sequence: MADQQPRRQFMQNVGAASAGVMAAGYTATARGYAANETIHVGAIGTGGRCRQLLGTLGEIPGVKIVAVCDIWDDNLQKGRALADPKAATTKDYHELLARKDIDAVVIGTPDHWHVPITIDACKAGKDVYVEKPLTHDLSEGPPVIAAQNEYKRIVQVGMQQRSMPHLIEANKIIRSGELGEIRKVHLTWNRNSPRAQKKNYGIDPNSVDWKRFLGNAPQQPYDEYRFRHWRWFWDFGGGIFTDLMVHYVDVAHWFLGLDHPQMATSIGDHFMAKDVWQTPDTVQTLMRYPGQDLQVYFEGTFVNARNAAMMEYMGTNATLYCDRGRYEIHPEHNRKIKYRELVLGSGSRGKDFYETPNGRLLHLTNWLECIRTRKTPNAPAEAGVSAASAAHMANLALRGGKVQHWAET